In Pseudobdellovibrionaceae bacterium, the following proteins share a genomic window:
- the rnc gene encoding ribonuclease III, with amino-acid sequence MTLQEKLGHRFQNESLLVQALTHKSFHNENGESSPGHNERLEFLGDAVLDLVLSDLLMQRFPELPEGDLSKIRASFVNEAVLAQMAQEFGLDQYMRLGRGEILTGGAAKPRILASALEAIIGAYYQDAGFQPSYEWISQLFGSRIDNLDLSLHFATDYKTRLQELVQERHKEAPRYAVTKSEGPDHEKTFYVDVRIGERVVASGQGRSKKSAEQEAARVALESLK; translated from the coding sequence ATGACCTTACAAGAGAAACTGGGGCATAGGTTCCAGAACGAAAGCCTGCTGGTTCAGGCTTTGACTCACAAGAGCTTCCACAATGAGAACGGCGAGTCCTCGCCGGGCCATAATGAAAGATTAGAATTTCTGGGCGATGCAGTTTTGGATTTGGTCCTCAGTGATTTGTTGATGCAAAGGTTTCCGGAGCTTCCGGAAGGAGATCTTTCAAAAATCCGTGCCAGTTTTGTCAATGAAGCTGTGTTGGCCCAGATGGCGCAGGAGTTTGGATTGGATCAATACATGCGCTTGGGGCGGGGGGAAATCCTCACCGGGGGAGCCGCAAAGCCCCGAATCTTGGCTTCGGCTCTTGAGGCCATCATCGGCGCCTATTATCAGGATGCGGGTTTTCAGCCTTCCTATGAGTGGATCAGCCAACTGTTTGGCTCACGCATTGATAACTTGGACCTCAGTCTTCACTTTGCTACCGATTATAAGACCCGCCTTCAGGAGCTGGTTCAGGAGAGACACAAAGAGGCCCCTCGCTACGCGGTGACAAAGTCTGAGGGCCCCGATCATGAAAAGACTTTTTATGTGGATGTTCGCATTGGCGAGAGAGTCGTGGCTTCGGGGCAAGGTCGGTCTAAAAAGAGCGCTGAACAAGAAGCAGCCCGAGTGGCATTGGAGAGTCTAAAATGA
- the era gene encoding GTPase Era, producing MSYHAGFIGLIGLPNAGKSTLANALVKEKVSIVTAKPQTTRQRVLGIVSDEEAQILFVDAPGQVKATSGLNQFLGEEYRAVIGESDALMAVLNMDHKNLDDLLAIAQTCADSGKPWMAVITKTDHPEPQRVAILRQHLEGFKVPVVATSALKAPDQARELILPLAKNLVPESPAPLFDPETFTTQNLREMAAEIVREKCFEYLHQEIPYGLAVKVKKFDEEDRRTTKIYADIMVTKDGHKAIVVGKGGSSLKRIGSLARQDLEKLVGRKVFLELHVIVRKNWARNPQILQELGYVVPQPN from the coding sequence ATGAGTTATCATGCAGGATTTATTGGCTTGATTGGCCTTCCTAACGCCGGCAAAAGCACATTGGCCAATGCCTTGGTCAAAGAAAAGGTGTCCATCGTGACGGCCAAACCTCAAACCACTCGGCAGAGGGTCTTGGGCATTGTTTCGGATGAGGAGGCACAAATTCTCTTCGTCGATGCTCCTGGGCAGGTCAAGGCCACTTCGGGATTGAATCAGTTTTTGGGCGAAGAGTATCGGGCAGTCATAGGTGAGAGCGATGCTCTGATGGCTGTCCTCAATATGGATCACAAGAATCTGGATGATCTGTTAGCCATCGCCCAAACCTGTGCGGATTCGGGCAAACCGTGGATGGCAGTGATTACCAAAACGGATCATCCAGAACCTCAGAGGGTGGCGATTCTTCGTCAACATCTTGAAGGTTTCAAGGTGCCGGTCGTGGCCACCAGTGCCCTCAAGGCTCCTGATCAAGCTCGTGAGTTGATCTTACCCCTTGCCAAGAATTTGGTCCCGGAAAGTCCGGCACCTCTTTTTGATCCGGAGACCTTTACCACCCAGAACTTGCGCGAGATGGCGGCAGAGATTGTTCGCGAGAAGTGCTTTGAATATCTACATCAGGAGATTCCCTACGGCCTAGCTGTCAAAGTGAAAAAGTTTGATGAAGAGGACCGGCGAACCACCAAAATCTACGCCGATATTATGGTGACTAAAGATGGGCATAAAGCCATTGTCGTCGGCAAGGGTGGCAGCTCTCTCAAGCGCATCGGCAGTTTGGCCCGGCAGGATTTGGAAAAATTGGTGGGCCGCAAGGTCTTTTTGGAATTGCATGTGATTGTTCGCAAAAACTGGGCGCGCAATCCTCAGATTCTCCAGGAGTTGGGTTATGTCGTCCCTCAGCCAAACTAG
- the der gene encoding ribosome biogenesis GTPase Der, with the protein MSSLSQTRIGRVAIIGRPNVGKSTLFNVLTRTRKAVVRNEPGVTRDVQIEQTEWWGSQFEVMDTGGITDDKEGFSPLIREQVLSVLANVDLVLCVMDGRAGLVPEDRDIIRIAKESGKEFLLVVNKVDRQTDYELASAEFYEFGMDVIPTSFEKRDNVDRIVEWIRSRLPQAEQDAREGVRISLVGKPNVGKSSLANRLLGERRMLVSDIAGTTVDAIEAQIEYNGNKYILVDTAGLRRSAKRQDGVEFLSAVMSHRSMDQSDIVLLLVDGTVGPTDQDAKVLEYALTRHKGVILVANKSDLGQQEIPEYRKWFRSRIAEVFHFFPDIPVEFISAKTGAGLDRLFSRIEDVWEKLNFHITTSKLNDFFFRVIRQAPAPVWGTQNVKFYYLVKTQQRPPSFIAFANYPKGVTPAYRRFLAKRIQEEWGLEGIPIRIFVMQSRRKKARGSRSEEPMPVELDTINEEAVGEGDFDYSVDDQESWGEAIYQFDLGGGGDSIDGQS; encoded by the coding sequence ATGTCGTCCCTCAGCCAAACTAGAATTGGGAGAGTGGCCATCATTGGCCGACCCAATGTGGGGAAGTCCACCTTGTTCAATGTCTTGACTAGGACTCGTAAGGCGGTTGTGCGCAATGAACCAGGCGTAACCCGGGACGTGCAGATTGAACAAACTGAATGGTGGGGCAGCCAATTTGAAGTGATGGATACGGGTGGTATCACCGACGACAAAGAAGGTTTTTCTCCGCTGATTCGCGAACAGGTCCTCTCAGTGCTGGCTAATGTTGACCTCGTCCTCTGTGTGATGGATGGACGGGCGGGCTTGGTACCAGAAGACCGGGACATCATTCGCATTGCCAAGGAGTCAGGGAAGGAATTCCTCTTGGTGGTGAATAAAGTCGATCGCCAGACGGACTATGAATTAGCTTCAGCTGAATTCTATGAGTTTGGTATGGATGTGATTCCCACCTCTTTTGAAAAGCGGGACAACGTGGACCGTATCGTCGAGTGGATCAGAAGTCGCCTACCTCAAGCCGAACAAGACGCTCGTGAGGGGGTTCGTATATCCCTTGTGGGAAAGCCCAATGTCGGCAAAAGTTCCTTAGCCAATCGTTTGCTCGGCGAAAGGCGCATGTTGGTCTCTGACATAGCCGGAACCACAGTTGATGCCATTGAGGCGCAGATTGAATACAATGGGAACAAATACATATTGGTCGATACGGCGGGGTTGAGGCGCTCCGCCAAGCGTCAGGATGGCGTGGAATTTTTGTCTGCGGTTATGTCCCATCGAAGTATGGATCAGTCGGATATTGTCTTGCTGCTGGTCGATGGCACGGTTGGACCCACGGATCAGGACGCCAAAGTTTTGGAATACGCGCTGACCCGGCACAAGGGAGTGATCCTGGTTGCCAATAAGTCTGATCTGGGGCAACAGGAGATCCCTGAGTATCGCAAATGGTTTCGTAGCCGAATTGCCGAAGTCTTTCATTTCTTTCCTGACATACCAGTGGAGTTTATCAGTGCAAAAACGGGTGCTGGACTGGATCGCTTGTTTAGTCGTATTGAAGATGTTTGGGAAAAGCTTAACTTTCATATCACCACCAGTAAACTCAACGATTTCTTCTTTCGCGTGATTCGCCAAGCTCCGGCCCCGGTTTGGGGAACGCAGAATGTGAAGTTTTATTATCTGGTGAAAACCCAACAGCGGCCTCCGAGCTTCATTGCCTTTGCCAATTATCCAAAGGGTGTCACCCCTGCTTATCGTCGGTTCCTGGCTAAGAGGATTCAGGAGGAGTGGGGTCTGGAAGGGATTCCGATTCGCATCTTTGTCATGCAGAGCCGACGTAAAAAAGCACGAGGAAGTCGCAGTGAAGAGCCAATGCCCGTTGAGCTGGATACAATCAATGAAGAGGCAGTGGGTGAGGGAGATTTTGACTACTCTGTTGATGATCAGGAATCCTGGGGAGAGGCCATTTATCAATTTGATTTAGGTGGTGGGGGCGATTCCATCGATGGACAATCGTAA
- the mtaB gene encoding tRNA (N(6)-L-threonylcarbamoyladenosine(37)-C(2))-methylthiotransferase MtaB, with the protein MSHPSSTRYAIHTFGCKVNTYDTGLLEKRLSTAGFARGGEAPHVHILNTCAVTAEATKEAQRWIRRIKAKDPLALVVVTGCAAQVDTDRFAGMKGADLIVANSHKGQLEDLIRQHYSGQLKERIFKSNIFKKLDLEEGGGLESQHTRTFLKIQDGCNSFCTYCVIPFARGKSRSLPLDTLVRRIQELESQGVGEVVLTGVHIGDYLDEKYGSQAGPEVLLKEILKRTQMGRIRVSSLEPLEVSDELLEIYQDPRMCPHFHMSIQSACGKILHDMKRQYTAKDVETSLQQIYDRVPGVFVGMDVIAGFPGETPEDFKETLDRLRALPWTRIHVFPYSERPGTYAARLPDRLQRAEIMARSKDLRELSSDRYACEALAQIGSLKKVLTLAGQGAQGLSRDYWPVQIEGPSLSPGQELSVRILGYDHSDQGRMEGCLRGQVEIDATH; encoded by the coding sequence GCTTTGCCCGAGGAGGGGAGGCCCCCCACGTCCATATTCTGAATACCTGTGCGGTGACAGCAGAAGCAACAAAAGAGGCTCAGCGGTGGATCAGGCGTATTAAGGCTAAAGACCCTCTGGCTTTGGTGGTGGTCACTGGCTGCGCCGCCCAAGTGGATACGGATCGCTTTGCTGGAATGAAAGGCGCCGATTTGATTGTTGCCAACTCCCACAAGGGTCAGTTGGAAGATTTGATTCGCCAACACTATTCAGGACAGCTCAAGGAGAGGATTTTCAAGTCCAATATCTTCAAAAAATTAGATCTGGAAGAAGGCGGGGGGCTGGAAAGCCAGCACACCCGGACTTTTCTCAAAATCCAGGACGGCTGCAACTCCTTTTGCACTTACTGTGTGATTCCCTTTGCCAGAGGTAAAAGTCGCAGTCTGCCGCTGGACACTTTGGTCCGGCGAATTCAGGAATTGGAGTCCCAGGGCGTGGGTGAAGTGGTCCTTACCGGTGTTCATATCGGTGACTACCTGGATGAAAAGTACGGCAGTCAGGCAGGTCCCGAGGTTTTGTTAAAGGAAATCTTGAAGCGCACACAAATGGGCCGAATACGGGTATCAAGCCTGGAGCCACTTGAAGTCAGTGATGAGCTTTTGGAAATCTATCAGGACCCGCGCATGTGTCCTCACTTTCATATGTCTATCCAGAGTGCTTGCGGAAAAATCCTTCACGACATGAAAAGGCAGTACACGGCGAAAGATGTGGAGACCTCCTTGCAGCAGATTTACGATCGGGTCCCCGGCGTGTTTGTGGGCATGGACGTGATCGCCGGATTTCCCGGCGAAACTCCTGAAGATTTTAAGGAAACACTTGATCGCCTGCGCGCTCTTCCCTGGACACGGATTCATGTCTTCCCATATAGTGAGCGGCCGGGAACCTATGCGGCTCGGCTGCCAGATCGTCTGCAAAGAGCTGAAATCATGGCGCGGTCCAAAGATCTAAGGGAACTGTCGAGTGATCGCTACGCCTGTGAAGCTCTGGCCCAAATTGGCAGCCTTAAAAAGGTCCTGACATTGGCAGGGCAGGGGGCCCAGGGCTTGAGCCGGGATTACTGGCCGGTGCAAATTGAAGGTCCCTCGCTGAGCCCGGGACAAGAGCTAAGTGTCCGAATTCTGGGCTATGATCACTCGGATCAGGGGCGCATGGAGGGCTGCCTGAGAGGACAAGTGGAGATTGACGCAACGCACTAA